ATCATGCGTACTCAATATGGCGATGGCGTTCCCAAGAGTGCCGCGAAAGCGTTTATGTGGGCTGTGCTGGCCACGGCGAATGGAGACCCCAAAGCGGCGCGGCATAAGCGCGGGATGGAGGCCGAGTTGCCGACTGCGGTGGTTAGGGAGGGGCGCCGTATGGCTAAAGAATTTAAGCCAAAGCGCGAGTTAATCGGGCAGTAGAAGGATTGAGGCAATTCATTCACCGTTTTGCCATGCCAACAAATCCAGCGCACGAAGACCTTTGGTGGTGAGCACCCAGCGCGCGCCTTTTTTGAATACCAACGATCGACACGGGTGCTTGCGTCGCTCCTCATCAATTACTTCAAGCAATTCAAAACGCACGCCGCCAGATTTTTGCTTCAACCCCTTCGCGTACAATGGTTTGAGCCGGATTGGGATGGCATTGAAATTTAAATCCACTTCCCAACCTTGCACCGGAAGCGTTTCAGCCTGCACGGTTTGAACAACCAACTTCGGAAAGCGTTCGGCCCATTCCAGTTGAGGTTGATGGATGCGCACGCGACACATCGTGGGCTGCTTGGAAAGATACAGTCGCAAATCAAATTTGCCGGCAGCTTCGAGCCGTAAAATTTCAGCAACATCCAAGCCAAGGAGGTTGACTCCATTCCATGCGCCGTGGAAATTATTGCCGCCCTTGTACCAGTGCCGAAACCAACTTTCAAACTGCGTGTGAATTTGCAGCCCAATTTCAAAATGCAAATGTGCGCGGTCTTTGGCGATGCCGTCATTAGTATTTGTGGTGCGGCCAAGGATGCCCAGCGTGTCGCCGCCGGACACCGTTTGCCCGATTTCCAATTCGTCAGCTATTTCTTTGAGGTGGGCGTAAAGTGTGTAAACAGGCAACCCATCAACCACGTGATGCAACACGATGTACTTGCCGTAATTCGATGCGGCAATGTTGTTGTTAAGATGAGCCACTTCGCCGCCAAAGCTCGCGGTTACAAGGTCAGTCGGTTCGTTGCGCTCATCCCGGTGGAGCGCCAGAATGTCAATACCCTCATGAATGCGGGTGCGCGAATTGCGCACGCACCCAAATGCGCCGCTGCTCCACGGTTTTCCAGGACCGGTGGGGGCAAAAAAATTAGTTTCTCCGTTCGCTCGGAGGAGGGTGCGGTTTTCAGTTGGGAATTGAAAAGCGGGTTTCGTG
The genomic region above belongs to Limisphaerales bacterium and contains:
- a CDS encoding M23 family metallopeptidase, encoding MRNSRTRIHEGIDILALHRDERNEPTDLVTASFGGEVAHLNNNIAASNYGKYIVLHHVVDGLPVYTLYAHLKEIADELEIGQTVSGGDTLGILGRTTNTNDGIAKDRAHLHFEIGLQIHTQFESWFRHWYKGGNNFHGAWNGVNLLGLDVAEILRLEAAGKFDLRLYLSKQPTMCRVRIHQPQLEWAERFPKLVVQTVQAETLPVQGWEVDLNFNAIPIRLKPLYAKGLKQKSGGVRFELLEVIDEERRKHPCRSLVFKKGARWVLTTKGLRALDLLAWQNGE